The genomic window ACATCATCCCGTTTCCGAGTATGCGATGTTCAGACTGCTGCTTGCCCTTGTCCTGGCGATCATGGCCACGCCGCTTGTGGCTTACGAGGCTTTGGATGCAGTGGCGGGGCGTGCCGCGCCGCGCCATCACGATCAGCTGCGCTGCACTGCCGACGGCGCCAGCTGCATCTCGCTGCGCAGCTATGTGCCGGACGTGTGCTTCGCCATCGAGCGTTCGGCCGGGCGGCACAATCTGGATCCGCATTTCCTTGCCCGCCTGTTGTGGAAGGAAAGCCTGTTCGAGCCGGGCGCCGTCAGCCCTGTCGGGGCCATGGGCATTGCCCAGTTCATGCCCAGCACGGCCGCCATGGTCGGGCTGGACGATCCTTTCAACCCCGCCAAGGCGATCGAGGCCAGCGCCGCCTATCTGCGGCGGCTGATCGACGGTTTCGGAAACGCCGGATTGGCGGCCGTGGCCTATAACGGCGGTGAAAACCGTGCAGCGCGCTTCATCGCGCAGGGCGGCAGCCTGCCCTGGGAAACCCAGGATTACGTGCAGGCGATCACCGGGCTGACGGCCTGGAACTGGCGCGACAACCCGCCGCAGCAGCTGGACATCCGCCTGGACAAGCAACGCCCGTTCCGCGATGCCTGTGTGCAGCTGGCCGGTTCGCGCAAGCTGCGCGAGTTCAAGACCCCCGATCACCCCTGGCCCTGGGGCGTGATCGTGGCCACCCATCCCAGCCAGTCGGGCGTCACCGAGCAGGTGTCGCGGCTGAACCGGCAACTGCGTCCCATCCTGGGCGGCAAGCGCGTCAGCTATGTGCGGCGCAAGGTCTCGGGCGGGCCGCGCACGCTTTATACCGCGCAGATCGGCTATTCCAACAAGACCGAGGCCTATGCCTTTTGCAACCGGCTGCGCAGCCTGGGCGGGCGTTGCCTGGTGCTGAAGAACTGATCGCCGCGACCAGACGGATCAATCCTTCCAGCGCACGGCAGTCAGATCATTGGCCGGCATCGGTGCGTTTTCCCACAACCCTTCCAGTTCGGCCTTGGCGACGCCGGTCTTGGCCAGCTGGAACAGGAATGCGTTGGCAGCATCGTCGGCAAGGATTTCTTGCGCCTGTTTCAGCAGTGC from Paracoccus sp. SMMA_5_TC includes these protein-coding regions:
- a CDS encoding lytic transglycosylase domain-containing protein; this translates as MFRLLLALVLAIMATPLVAYEALDAVAGRAAPRHHDQLRCTADGASCISLRSYVPDVCFAIERSAGRHNLDPHFLARLLWKESLFEPGAVSPVGAMGIAQFMPSTAAMVGLDDPFNPAKAIEASAAYLRRLIDGFGNAGLAAVAYNGGENRAARFIAQGGSLPWETQDYVQAITGLTAWNWRDNPPQQLDIRLDKQRPFRDACVQLAGSRKLREFKTPDHPWPWGVIVATHPSQSGVTEQVSRLNRQLRPILGGKRVSYVRRKVSGGPRTLYTAQIGYSNKTEAYAFCNRLRSLGGRCLVLKN